Genomic window (Streptomyces yatensis):
CTCACCGGGTGCGGCGGGGGTGGTGGCGGGGGCTGGGGTGCGCGCGGCGCGGGCGGTGGGCACGGCGCCAGCGTAAGGCGCATGAGCAGGCGACGGAACTGACATTTCACAGGCTGGGACGGGTGCCCGACTGGCCTAGGCTGTCGGCATGACGCAGACGCCGATGGACCGTGCCCTTGTCGAGGAGGCGGCCAAGAAGTCCGCCCTCATCTGGGTCCAGGGCACCGAGGGCGCCCCGCGCGCCCTGTGGCACATCTGGCACGAGGGCGCGGCCTGCCTCGTCGGGGACGGGCCCTTGGAACAGCCCCTCCAGGGCCTCGGGCTGGCCGACGGCGGAACCGCCACGGTGACCGTGCGCAGCAAGGACAAGGGCGGGCGCCTGGTCAGCTGGCCCGCGCGGGTGGTCGAGCTGGCCCCCGGCGGCGAGGCGTGGACCTCGGCGGTCGACGAGCTCAAGGGCAAGCGGCTGAACGCGCCGGACGCCGACCACATCGCGGAGCGCTGGGCGCGCGAATGCCGGGTGCTGCGGCTGGAGCCCGCGCCCGGAGCACTCGCCGAACACCCCACCGGCTCCCTGGCGGCGACCCCGCTGCCGTCCCCGGCGACCACCCGCCGGCCGATCCCGGCGGCGCTCCCAAAGCTCCTCGCCCGCCGTAAGAAGCGCGGCCGTGGCGCCCGTAAGGACGCGTCGTAGCTTCTGACGTGGCTTCTGACGCCGGGTGAGGCCGCGTCCTGGCTCCGGCGCCCGGTAAGGCCGCGGTCCAGCCCTGACGCCCGCCGTAAGGACGCGCCCCGGCTTCAAGGACGCGCCCCGGTTTCAAGGGCGCGCCCTCGCCGCCCTTACGGTCGTGCTCGCGGCTACGGCGCCCGCGGGCCCGACTACGGCGCCTCCGGGATCTGCTGCCCGTAGTCGAGCACATGGCCCTTCTCCGGGGCGGCGAGCTCGAAGCCCTTGTTCCAGTCCGCGAGCTGGATCACGCCCGCGCCGCCCGCCCGCTGCAGCCGCAGCGGATAGGGCCGGCCCTCCAGGGAGACATCGAGCGATCCGCCCTCACCGGCCTTGCCCGCGCTGATGCGGATCGTCCGTACGCCGTCCACCTGCCCGTGGTCGCCGGTGGCGACCTTGCCGTGCAGCCCGAGCAGCCCGTCCAGCAGCAGCTTCATATCGGTGAAACCGCTGAGCCGCTGGTAGGAGGGGTCGCCGGAGGGGACCTTCACATACTTGTCGTCCAGCTTCCCGGCCGCGTCGGCCGCGCCGCTGTGTCCCTCGTCCCCGCCGTCGTGGGACCAGAAGCCCGCGCCGGCCTTGAGGTAGAGCTCCTTGCCGACGCGCAGCAGCTCGAAGCTGGAGCCCTTGGTGGAGACCTGGCCGGTGCCGCCGTCGGCCTTGAGCCGCATGTTCAGCTTGTAGGTGGCTCCCTGGGTGACGAGTGTGCCGGAGAGCCGCACCGAACTGGCGCCGGCGACCGCCTGACGGACCTTGCTCTCGATCTTCGTGGCGGGGAGCTTTCCCACGCCGTTCGTCCCCGCGTCGGGGTCCTGTTCCCCACCGCCGCCGCCACACGCGGCGAGCGTGGCGGCCAACCCCGCGCACATCGCCGCAACGACAGCCCTGTTCCGGGTGCGCACGTCCGCTCTGCCTCCTGATGCCGGTGCAGTAGGGCAGCGTACCGGTGCCGTCCCGCGGTGTCCGCAGGGTGCCGCACTGCCCTCGCCCGGCGGCAGGGCAGGTGCGGGCACGCTAGCCTGAACCCGGTGAAGAGCGGATCATTACCTTGAATGACCACAAAGCCCCATATACGAGGGGAGGCAGGGCATGCCGGCAGGCGCCCCCCGGGTCTTCGTCTCGCATCTCGCGGGCGTCGCCGTCTTTGACCCGAACGGCGACCAAGTGGGGCGGGTGCGCGATGTCGTGGCGATGCTGCGGCTGGCCGGCCGCCCGCCGCGGGTGCTCGGCCTGGTGGTCGAGGTGGTCGGCCGCCGCCGGATCTTCCTGCCCATGACGCGGGTGACCGGTGTGGAGTCCGGCCAGGTCATCACCACCGGTGTGCTCAACATGCGCCGCTTCGAACAGCGCCCCACCGAAACCCTGGTCCTCGGCGAACTGCTCGACCGCACGGTGCACCTGGTCGAGACCGGCGAGCCGGTGACGGTCCTCGACGTGGCGATGACCCAGCTGCCCGCGCGCCGGGAGTGGGAGATCGACAAGGTCTTCGTACGCCGCGGCAAGACCGGCGCCCTGCGCCGCCGCGGCGAGGCGCTGACCGTGGACTGGTCCGCGGTCACCGGCTTCTCACTGGAGGAGCAGGGCCAGGGCGCGGAGAACCTGCTGGCCACCTTCGAGCAGCTGCGCCCCGCCGACCTGGCCAATGTGCTGCACCACCTGTCCGCCAAGCGCCGGGGCGAGGTGGCGGCGGCCCTGGACGACGAGCGGCTCGCCGACGTCCTGGAGGAGCTGCCCGACGACGACCAGGTGGAGATCCTCGGCAAGCTCAAGGAGGAGCGCGCGGCCGACGTCCTGGAGGCCATGGACCCCGATGACGCGGCCGATCTGCTCTCCGAGCTCCCCGAGCCCGACAAGGAGCGGCTGCTGGACCTGATGCGCCCGCGCGACGCGGCCGACATGCGGCGGCTGATGTCGTACGAGGAGGGGTCGGCGGGCGGTCTGATGACGACCGAGCCGATCGTGCTGCGCCCGGACGCCACCATCGCGGACGCGCTCGCCCGGGTGCGCGACCAGGACCTGACGCCCGCGCTCGCCGCCCAGGTCTATGTGTGCCGCCCGCCCGACCAGACGCCCACCGGCCGCTATCTGGGCACCATCCACTTCCAACGGCTGCTGCGCGACCCGCCGTTCACCCTCGTCGGGGCGTCCGTCGACACCGATCTGCCGACGCTGCCGCCGGACACCCCGCTGCCCGTCGTCGCCGGCCATCTGGCCACCTACAACCTGCTCGCGGCGCCCGTCGTGGACGAGACCGGCTCCCTGCTCGGCGCCGTGACGGTCGACGACGTGCTGGACCATCTGCTGCCGTCCGACTGGCGGGAGCGCGAGCTGTACGCCGGGATGGCGCTGCCGGAGGCCGCCGATGGACGGTGAGGGCATCCGGCTGGACCGGCCCAAGGCGCGGCGCCGCAGCCCGCTGCCGCGCTGGGACCCCGAGGCGTTCGGCAGGGCGTCGGAGCGGATCGCGCGCTTCCTGGGCACCGGGCGGTTCATCGCCTGGATGACCGCCTTCGTCGCGACATGGCTGGCCTGGAACATCCTGGCGCCGCCGCGGCTGCGGTTCGACCCGTTCCCGTTCATCTTCCTGACGCTGATGCTCTCGCTCCAGGCGTCGTACTCCGCCCCGCTCATCCTGCTGGCCCAGTACCGCCAGGCCGACCGCGACCGCGTCAACCTCGAACAGGACCGCAAGCAGAACGAGAGGTCGATCGCCGACACCGAGTTCCTCACCCGGGAGATCGCGGCGCTGCGGACGGGCCTGGGCGAGGTCGCCACCCGCGACTGGCTCCGCGACCAGCTGGAGGACCTGCGCCGGGAGCCGGACGGCGGACGGAGCGCCCCACGGCCCGGTGTCCACGGCGAACGCCCACGGCCGAGTGAGGAACGCGACCGCTGACGGCCATCCCGCGTCCCGCCCGCGGCGCCGTACCATCTCCGTATGGCTACCGACACCCTCCCAGCGCCGAGCGAAGACGCGGTACGCGCCGCGCTCGCGACGGTCAACGACCCGGAGATCCACAAGCCGATCACCGACCTCGGCATGGTCAAATCCGTCGAGATCGCGGCGGATGGCTCGGTCGCCGTGGTGGTCTACCTCACAGTCTCCGGCTGTCCGATGCGGGACACGATCACCAACAGCGTGCGGACCGCGGTCGCCGAGGTCGAGGGCGTGACCGGAGTCACGGTCGAACTCGATGTGATGAGCGACGAGCAGCGCCGTGAGCTGGCCACCTCGCTGCGCGGCGGCCAGGCCGAGCGCGAGGTCCCCTTCGCCAAGCCCGGCTCGCTGACCCGGGTCTACGCGGTGGCGTCCGGCAAGGGCGGCGTCGGCAAGTCGTCGGTGACGGTCAACCTGGCCGCCGCGCTGGCCGCCGACGGGCTCAAGGTCGGCGTGGTGGACGCCGACATCTACGGCCACTCGGTGCCCCGCATGCTGGGCGCCGACGGACGGCCCACCCAGGTCGAGAACATGATCATGCCGCCGTCGGCGAACGGCGTGAAGGTGATCTCGATCGGGATGTTCACTCCCGGAAACTCCCCGGTGGTCTGGCGCGGCCCGATGCTGCACCGCGCGCTCCAGCAGTTCCTGGCCGATGTCTACTGGGGCGACCTCGATGTGCTGCTCCTCGACCTCCCCCCGGGCACCGGCGACATCGCGATCTCCGTGGCCCAGCTGGTGCCCAACGCCGAGATCCTGGTGGTGACCACGCCGCAGCAGGCCGCCGCCGAGGTCGCCGAGCGGGCCGGTGCGATCGCCGTCCAGACCCATCAGAAGATCGTCGGCGTCGTGGAGAACATGTCCGGGCTGCCCTGCCCGCACTGCGACGAGATGGTCGACGTCTTCGGCACCGGTGGTGGCCAGGTGGTCGCCGACGGGCTCAGCCGGACCACCGGCACGACGGTGCCCGTGCTGGGCTCCATCCCGATCGACGTACGGCTGCGCGAGGGCGGCGACGAGGGGAAGCCGGTCGTGCTGACCGACCCCGACTCCCCGGCGGGCAGCGCGCTCAAGGCGATCGCGGGCAAGATCGGCGGACGGCAGCGCGGCCTCGCGGGCATGTCGCTGGGCGTCACCCCGCGCAACAAGTTCTGAGCGCCAGGGCCTGAGCGCCAAGGTCTGGGCGCCAGGGCCTGAGCGCCAAGCTCTGAGCTTCAAGCTCCGGGTGCGCGCTCGGCCACGGCCCTACGGCTCAGGGGCGGCTTCCTCGGGAAGCCGCCCCTGAGCCTTTGGCGCCCGCCTTACGCGTCGTAGCGGGTGATGTCCTTGACCACCGCGAACCCCAGGCCGTAAGCGCTCATCCCGCGCCCGTACGCGCCGATGTGCACGTCCTCGCCCGCCGTTCCGGCCAGCACCCAGCCGTACTCCGACTCGCGGTAGTGGAAGTCGGTCGGCACCCCGTCCACCGGGAGCGACAGCTGCGACCAGCTCTCGCCCTCCAGATCGTCCGCCAGCTCCCAGGCGATCGCGGTCTGCTGGTCCAGCCAGTCCTGGCGCAGCGCCCGCTCCATCCGCGTCGGCCAGGTGCACGACAACAGACCGGAGCCGGCCAGCCAGGCGGCGGAGGAGACCGAGGTGGCCTCCAGTTTGCCGGTGCCGTCGGCGCTGTCCCGCCCCGGGCGGCTGGCGACGGTGACGACCACCGTGAAGCGCTGCTGGTCCATATCGGTCTCGACGCGCAGCGACGGCTCCTCGCCATGGCCGGTCGAGCCGTACTCGACGATGCCGTCGGCCGCCGCGCCCACCTGCATCAGCCAGCGGGGGCCGGTGAACGCCTCGTCAAGCCCGTACCAGGGAAAGCCGGCCATCAGATAGCCGTCGACGCTCCGCCGGGCCTCGGCGGGCAACCCCTGCGCAGCCGCTGCCACCCCTCGTTCCCCTAGCCGACCCGTGGTCTCCATGTGCGCGCGGCCTCCTCGTTGCCCTGCGTTGTGGGCGGCCCGCCCCCCTCGGGCGACCCTCACCCCGGACAAAGGGAGGATAGCCATACGGGTCAACCAGGCCGGGCATACGGGGGGATCAAGTGGCGTCGGAGTCGAAAGGCGGACGCTCCTCGCGGCTCGGCTCCTCGCGCTTGCGCAGCAGGTCAGGCGTGCTGGAGTCGCCCTTGGACAGGGACGGCGGGGTGGTGCCGGAAGCCCCTGAAGAGCCCTGCGGCGGATCACTCTCCCGGCCGTGCACCGCGTCGGCGACCTCCGCCATCTCCTTACGGAGGTCGAAGCCGTTACGGATCTCCTTCAGGCCGAGCTCATCGGAGTCCAGCACATGCTTGCGCACGAAGGTCTTGGGGTTGAGGTCCTCGAACTCGAAGTCCTTGAACTCCGGCCCCAGCTCGGAGCGGATGTCCTCCTTGGCGCTGTCGGAGAACTCCCGGATCTTCCGGATGAACTGCGAGACGTCCCGAATCACCTTCGGGAGCTTGTCCGGGCCGAAGACGAGCACCGCAAGGACAACGAGCGCGACAAGCTCGAGAGGTCCTATGTCCAACACCTTGCAGCTCCTCAAGACGTCTGGGGCCCCGGCCTGGGCCACTCAACACCGTACCTGGCGGCGGGGTCGGCGCGGGAGACGGCCGGGCCAACATCGCGCGTCAGCCGCTGCTCGCCGAACCCAGGGTCAGCTCCGCGGTGCGCTTCTTACCGGCGCGCTCGACGGTGAGCGCGAGCCGGTCACCGGGGCGGTGGCTGCGGATCTTCACGATCAGCTCCTGTCCGCTGTGCACCGGGACGCCGTCCACCTCCGTGATCACGTCACCGGCCTTGATCCCCGCCTTGTCGCCGGGGCCGCCGGAGGTGACCGGCGGGCCGCTGCCCGCGCCCTTGGTGTTCACCCGCGCACCGTCGCCCGTGTAGCCCATGTCGAGGGTCACGCCGATCACCGGATGGGTGGCCTTCCCGGTGTTGATCAGCTCCTCGGCGACCCGCTTGCCCTGGTTGATCGGGATGGCGAAGCCCAGGCCGATGCTGCCGCCCTGGCCGCCGCCGAGGCCCGAGCCGTCATCGGCCGCCCGGATCGCGCTGTTGATCCCGATGACCCGGCCCTTCCGGTCGACCAGGGGACCGCCGGAGTTGCCCGGGTTGATCGGGGCGTCGGTCTGCAGCGCGTCGACATAGCTGACGTCGCTGCCGTCCTCCTTCTCGCCGCCCGCGGTGATCGGCCGCTCCTTGGCGCTGATGATCCCCGAGGTGACGGTGCCCGCCAGGTCGAAGGGGGCGCCGATGGCCACGACGGGGTCGCCGACGCGCACCGAGTCGGAGTTGCCCAGCGGCAGCGGGGTGAGCCCGGAGACGCGGTCGACCTTGACGACCGCCAGGTCATAGCCGGCGTCGCGGCCGATGATCTCGGCCTTGGCGTCCTGGCCGCTGTTGAACGTCACCGATATGTCGCCGTCCGCGCCGGCGGGCTGGACGACATGGTTGTTGGTGAGGATATGGCCCTGCTTGTCGAGGACGAAGCCGGTGCCGGTGCCCTCCTCCGAGCTGCCGCGCACATGGATCGTCACCACGCCGGGCAGCGAGGCGGCGGCGATCCCGGCGACGCTGCCCGGGGCCCTGGCCTCCTTCTCGACCGGGGCCTGCGGCAGCTTCACATCGACGCCCCCGGAGGCGTTGTCCCGCTCCGCGTACGCGCCGATGCCGCCGCCGATACAGCCCGCGACCAGGGCGATCAGCAGCACGGCGATCCAGGCGCCACGGCGGGAGACCGTCTTCCGCGTCTTGGGGGCGGCGGGCGGGACCACGGTCCAGGGGTCGTAGCCGCGCCACTGGGCGGTCGGGGCGGGCTGCGCCATCGTGGCGGCAGGCCGGTGGGGCTCTCCGGGGCCCGCGGGCAGCTGTGTGCCGTGCGGCGGGGTCATCCCGGGGTGCGACGGCATGGGTACGGGCGCGCTCTGCGCCGGTACGGGGCCCGCGGCGGGCGGCAGGGTGGTGCCGTGGGGCGGGGTCATCCCGGGGGCCTGAGGCGGCGTCTGGGCCATTCCGGAGGCGTGGGGCGGGGTCTGGGCCATGCCGGGGGCCGGAGGCGGTGTCTGAGCCATCCCGGGCGGGACATGCGTGCCCTGCGCGGGGGTCGCCACCGGGTGCTGGACGGGCGGGGCCGGGGCCCATGGCCCGGGGCCGCCGTAGGGCGGGGTGCTGTACGGGTCGGGCTCGTGCAACGGCCGGGGCGCCGCCTCCTCGGGCGTGCGGCCCTCCACGGGCGCGTCCACCGGCTCCGGAGGCGCCTGCGCGGCGGCAGCCTCCGTACGCTCCTCGGCTCCCTGGGCCGCATCGCCCGACCGGTCGCCGGGTCGTGCGGCGACCGGGCGGCTCCACCACTTCGGCTTGGGGGCCTTCGGCTCGTCCATGATCTCCCCTTTTTTGAGGGCTCGGTTGGCCTCCGGGGCGCAATAGCCTCCCCCAGCTACCGCTGGGAGGTGCCCCCTGTCGACGGTCGACCGTGCTCGGTCGCCCACGCGGCGGCAGCCGCATATCGATCGCAGCCCTCGCTCCCTGTGCGCGTCTCCCTTTCGACAGCGACGCGCCCCTTCGGCTCGCCCCCAGCTACCGCTGGGAGGTGCCCCCGGCCGGTCAGCCCAAGCACCCGGAAACAATACGGCGCCCTTCGGCTTACCCCAGCCACCGTGGGAATGCCCCCCGGCCGGTAAGGCCAAGCACCCGGGACCAGGGCACCGCGCCCCTAGGCTCACCCGCCCAAGCCGCGCTGCCCGGAGCCGATTCAATCAGGTCCGTCGGCGCTCGCGCAGGGCGGACGAAAAGACCTTGTCATGATCGGCAAAGGGACGGGCGGCCGGCGACATCGCACCGTCACCGCCGTCGCACTACTTCGGGGGCGCGCTGACCCCGAGATACGGCGAGCCACCCGAGGTGGGCCGGGACGGGACCTCCAGCTGGGTCGGCGCGGGGGCCGGGGGCGTGGAGCTCGCTGTCCGCAGCAGCTCGGTGACCGAGAGAATCGGCTGTATCAGCGGATTCAGCGCCGCCCCGACGGGCTGGCGCAGGGCCGGTGGATGCGGGGTGGCCGTCGGGGACGGGGTGCCCGTCCGGGTGCCCGTGGTGGCCAGCAGCCCCACCTCCTGGCGGGTCCGCTCCCGCACGCCGGTGCTCACCGCGGTGTCGGCCTCGACCGGGGCGACCGCGGTGTCGGCGCCGTCGGCCGAACTTCCCGGGGGGTCGACGGCCGCGTCCAGCGGAAGGGCGGCGCCGAGCGCGAAGGCCGCCAGCGAGACCGCTCCGGCCGCCGCGAAGGCGAACCTGCGGCGCGGGGCGAGGCGCTCGACCTCATGGATCCTGAAGCCGCGCTGACGTGAGGCACGGGCCGATGCCGCCGGTGCGATCGCGGTGCCCGGGGGCATCGCGGGCACGAAGGCGAACGCCCGCTCCCGTCTCTCCTCCGGCTCCCGGACGTCGCGCAGCTCGCGCACGTCCCGTGGGGTGCCGCGCATCTCGCGCGGGCCGAAGACGCTCGGGCCCCCGAAGGCGGAGCCGCCCATACCGTCGTCGCCCGCGGCCGGCAGGCCCTGCAGACGCGCCAGAAAGCCCTCGGACGGTGCCGGGGGCGCCGTCTGGGCGAACACGTTTTTCAGCCGACGCTGAGCATCGGCTTCCGCCTTGCACTTGCAGCAGGTGGCGAGATGGGCGAGGACGCGCTCACGCGCGTCATGCCCCAGCTCACCGTCGACCAGAGCCGCAAGGCGGTCGCCGAGATGCTGCTCGGCGGGGGACGGACCGCCTGATCGGGTCACGCGATTCCGACCTCCCCGCTCAGCCGGGGGGCCGTGACACGCGGCGCCACCGCGGCGACCTCATGCTGCTGACCGGTCCGCGCCGCGGGGGCACGGTGCTGCAGCGCCTTGCGCAGATGCGAGCGGCCGCGGTGGATGCGGCTGCGCACGGTGCCCAGCTTGACGCCCAGGGTGGCGGCGATCTCCTCGTAGGACAGCCCCTCGATGTCACAGAGCACCACGGCGGCGCGGAACTCCGGGGCGAGGGTGTCCAGCGCCTGCTGCACATCGGCGTCGAAGTGGGTGTCGTTGAAGTGCTGCTGGGGAGAGGGCTCGCGGCTGGGGAGCCGCTCCGCCGCGTCCTCGCCGAGGGCGTCGAAGCGGATGCGCTGCCGACGGCGGACCATGTCGAGGAAGAGATTGGTGGTGATGCGGTGCAGCCAGCCCTCGAACGTGCCCGGGGTGTACGTCGACAGCGAGCGGAAGACGCGGACGAACACCTCCTGGGTGAGGTCCTCGGCGTCGTGCTGGTTACCGGTGAGCCGGTAGGCGAGGCGGTAGACCCGTGCGCTGTGCGTGCTGACGATCTCCTCCCAGGTAGGAGGCGTCCACGCCGGCGCGTCCGCGTCCGTGGCGAAGGTCGCGGTGGTGGCGGGCTCGGCGAGGGGCGCACCTCCCGTGCCCTTTGGGCTACGGGGGCGAGAACGGTCAGCGGTGTTGGTCACGGATTTCGGCTCGCCCACTGACCTGCGAAAGCGCTTCAGCACTCGCCGGTCACCGGCCGCAGCCGCACCTCCCCTGTCGGCTCTGGTGGTGTCCAGTAGAGCCCCTACCATATCCACCTCGCCCGTTAGCTCCGGATAAGCATTTTTGACCTGCATTTGGTCGTGATCCATACGGTCCCCCCGGCTTCTCCAACGCCTGGTCCCATCTGCGGGTTCCCGTGCGCAGCGGATACAGTCACCGTTGCGCCAACTACGGGGACAGGAGAGGGACATTACCGGCAACCGGCAGACGAGCTGGGCGTTCGCCGACGCGTTCGTCGCCGAGGACGAAGCCCTTCACTGGGCCCGTGACCGGGCCCGGGAGGCAGGGCTGCGCTCGGTGTCGGCGGGCACCGGCGCCGCGCTGCGGCTGCTCGCTGCCGCCGCCGATGCCAAGGTCGTCGCCGAGATCGGCACCGGGACGGGCGTCTCGGGGATCCATCTGCTACGCGGAATGCGCCCGGACGGCGTGCTGACCACCGTGGACACCGAACCGGAGATGCAGCAGTTCGCCCGGCAGGCGTTCCGCGAGGCCGGGTTCACCGGGAACCGGGCGCGCTTCATCCCCGGCCGCGCCCTGGATGTGCTGCCCCGGCTGGCCGACGGCGGATACGACCTGGTCTTCTGCGACGGCGACCGGCTGGAGTGCCTGGACTACCTCGCCGAATCGTTGCGTCTGCTGCGGCCCGGCGGGCTGGTCTGCTTCGAGGGGGTCTTCACCAACGGCCGGACCGTGGACTCCGCCGCCCAGCCCACGGAGGTGCTGCGGGTGCGCGAGCTGCTGCGGACCGTACGGGAGTCCACCGTGCTGCAGTCATCCCTGCTGCCGGTCGGCGACGGCCTGCTCTGCGCGGTCAAGCGGGGCTGAAACGGCCGGCCCGGCCGGTCCCCCGCCTCGTGGCGGAACCCCCGGAACCCCTTACATGCGCTGCCCCGGCGGTCGGTACCTGACGTACCGGCCGCCGGGGCAGCGCGCGGGTGATGGTGGGCCGCAAGCCGTCAGCCGACGACCTTCTTCAGGGCGTCGCCGAGGGCGTCGGCCTCGTCCGGTGTCAGCTCGACGACGAGCCGACCGCCGCCTTCGAGCGGAACGCGCATGACGATGCCCCGCCCCTCCTTGGTCACCTCGAGCGGGCCGTCGCCCGTCCGCGGCTTCATGGCCGCCATGCTCGTTCCCCTTCCTGAAACCAGCTCATCGCAGCCGACAACCCAGGTGTCACCGGCATCGAACACGTTGCTTCACTCTCATTATCCCGCATGGCATGACCCGATGACCAACATCGGTCGGCAACGCCTGTACGAGGCGCTCCCCCAAAACCACCCAATTCGGGGAGGGGGTCGCGGTAGCGTACGCCCGCCGTCACCGAACGAAGGGTCGGTTCTTTGACGCAGGTCACATGTCGGTCGGTCATGATCTCCGGCATGCTGTGCGCTGACCGCCGCGACGGGTCCCTTCCGGGCCCGCCGGTGCGGCCGCAGCCCGCGCCACCCGCCAACTCGCCCCGCCCCACCGCCGGAGGACCGCCATGGCCGACACCGTGCTCTACGACCTCGCCGAGGGCCTCGCGACGATCACGCTCAATCGTCCCGACGCGATGAACGCCCTGAACATCGACACCAAGGTGGCGCTGCGCGACGCGCTGCTGCAGGCCGCGGAGGACCCGGCGGTGCGGGCGGTGCTGCTCACCGGCTCCGGGCAGCGGGCCTTCTGCGTCGGCCAGGACCTCAAGGAGCACATCGGCCTGCTGGCCGCCGACCGTGACGGCAGCGGCGAGGGCTCCACCATGAGCACGGTCACGCTGCACTACAACCCGATCGTCACCGCGATCGCCGGGATGCCGAAGCCGGTGGTCGCCGCCGTCAACGGTGTCGCGGCGGGCGCCGGGGCGGGCTTCGCCTTCGCCGCCGACTACCGGATCATCGCCGACACCGCCTCCTTCAACACCTCCTTCGCCGGGGTCGCGCTGACCGCCGACTCGGGGGTCTCCTGGACCCTCCAGCGGCTGATCGGCTACGGCCGCGCGGCGGATCTGCTGCTCTTCCCGCGCGGTATCGACGCCCAGGAGGCGCTCGACCTGGGCATCGCCCACCGGGTGGTCCCGGCCGACGAGCTGGCCGCCGAGGCGGCGGCGGTCGCCCGGCGGCTGGCCGAGGGCCCCACCGCGGCCTACGCGGCGCTCAAGGAGTCCCTGGCCTTCGCCGCGGGCCACACGCTCACCGAGTCGCTGGCCATGGAGGACGAACTGCAGCGCCGCGCGGGGGCCTCGGAGGACCACGCCATCGCGGTGAACGCGTTCGTGAACAAGGAGAAGCCCAGGTTCACCGGCCGCTGACCGGCTCGCCCCGGCCGCCGGGGCGCAAGCGCGTCCCGGTCGGCCGGGGACCCGAGCGTGTCGCGGCCGGAGCTCGGAGCGCGTCCCGGCTGTGGCGATCGGGCCGCGTCGCGGCCCGGGCGATCAGACCGTGTCGCGGCCCGGGCGATCAGACCGTGTCGCGGCCCGGGCGATCAGACCGTGTCGCGGCCCGGGCGATCAGACCGTGTCGCGGCTGTGGCAGTCGGCCAGATGGTCGTTGACCAGGCCGCATGCCTGCATCAGGGCATAGGCCGTGGTGGGGCCGACGAAGCGGAAGCCGCGCTTCTTGAGGTCGCGGCTGAGGGCCGTGGACTCCGGGGTGATCGCCGCGACATCGGCGGCGGTCCGCGGGACGGGGCGGCCGTCGGGGGCCGGGGCATGGGACCAGATCAGCTCGTCCAGCTCACCGGGTGCCAGGGCCGCCGCGGCGCGGGCGTTGGAGATCGTGGCGGCGATCTTGGCCCGGTTGCGGATGATCCCCGGGTCGTCGATCAGCCGCTGCTCATCGGCCTCGGTGAACTCCGCGACCTTCGCGATCGAGAAATCGGCGAAGGCGGCCCGGAACCCCTCCCG
Coding sequences:
- a CDS encoding trypsin-like peptidase domain-containing protein, whose protein sequence is MDEPKAPKPKWWSRPVAARPGDRSGDAAQGAEERTEAAAAQAPPEPVDAPVEGRTPEEAAPRPLHEPDPYSTPPYGGPGPWAPAPPVQHPVATPAQGTHVPPGMAQTPPPAPGMAQTPPHASGMAQTPPQAPGMTPPHGTTLPPAAGPVPAQSAPVPMPSHPGMTPPHGTQLPAGPGEPHRPAATMAQPAPTAQWRGYDPWTVVPPAAPKTRKTVSRRGAWIAVLLIALVAGCIGGGIGAYAERDNASGGVDVKLPQAPVEKEARAPGSVAGIAAASLPGVVTIHVRGSSEEGTGTGFVLDKQGHILTNNHVVQPAGADGDISVTFNSGQDAKAEIIGRDAGYDLAVVKVDRVSGLTPLPLGNSDSVRVGDPVVAIGAPFDLAGTVTSGIISAKERPITAGGEKEDGSDVSYVDALQTDAPINPGNSGGPLVDRKGRVIGINSAIRAADDGSGLGGGQGGSIGLGFAIPINQGKRVAEELINTGKATHPVIGVTLDMGYTGDGARVNTKGAGSGPPVTSGGPGDKAGIKAGDVITEVDGVPVHSGQELIVKIRSHRPGDRLALTVERAGKKRTAELTLGSASSG
- a CDS encoding sec-independent translocase is translated as MLDIGPLELVALVVLAVLVFGPDKLPKVIRDVSQFIRKIREFSDSAKEDIRSELGPEFKDFEFEDLNPKTFVRKHVLDSDELGLKEIRNGFDLRKEMAEVADAVHGRESDPPQGSSGASGTTPPSLSKGDSSTPDLLRKREEPSREERPPFDSDAT
- a CDS encoding O-methyltransferase, encoding MRQLRGQERDITGNRQTSWAFADAFVAEDEALHWARDRAREAGLRSVSAGTGAALRLLAAAADAKVVAEIGTGTGVSGIHLLRGMRPDGVLTTVDTEPEMQQFARQAFREAGFTGNRARFIPGRALDVLPRLADGGYDLVFCDGDRLECLDYLAESLRLLRPGGLVCFEGVFTNGRTVDSAAQPTEVLRVRELLRTVRESTVLQSSLLPVGDGLLCAVKRG
- a CDS encoding DUF1003 domain-containing protein, which produces MDGEGIRLDRPKARRRSPLPRWDPEAFGRASERIARFLGTGRFIAWMTAFVATWLAWNILAPPRLRFDPFPFIFLTLMLSLQASYSAPLILLAQYRQADRDRVNLEQDRKQNERSIADTEFLTREIAALRTGLGEVATRDWLRDQLEDLRREPDGGRSAPRPGVHGERPRPSEERDR
- a CDS encoding magnesium transporter MgtE N-terminal domain-containing protein, yielding MPAGAPRVFVSHLAGVAVFDPNGDQVGRVRDVVAMLRLAGRPPRVLGLVVEVVGRRRIFLPMTRVTGVESGQVITTGVLNMRRFEQRPTETLVLGELLDRTVHLVETGEPVTVLDVAMTQLPARREWEIDKVFVRRGKTGALRRRGEALTVDWSAVTGFSLEEQGQGAENLLATFEQLRPADLANVLHHLSAKRRGEVAAALDDERLADVLEELPDDDQVEILGKLKEERAADVLEAMDPDDAADLLSELPEPDKERLLDLMRPRDAADMRRLMSYEEGSAGGLMTTEPIVLRPDATIADALARVRDQDLTPALAAQVYVCRPPDQTPTGRYLGTIHFQRLLRDPPFTLVGASVDTDLPTLPPDTPLPVVAGHLATYNLLAAPVVDETGSLLGAVTVDDVLDHLLPSDWRERELYAGMALPEAADGR
- the sigE gene encoding RNA polymerase sigma factor SigE → MVGALLDTTRADRGGAAAAGDRRVLKRFRRSVGEPKSVTNTADRSRPRSPKGTGGAPLAEPATTATFATDADAPAWTPPTWEEIVSTHSARVYRLAYRLTGNQHDAEDLTQEVFVRVFRSLSTYTPGTFEGWLHRITTNLFLDMVRRRQRIRFDALGEDAAERLPSREPSPQQHFNDTHFDADVQQALDTLAPEFRAAVVLCDIEGLSYEEIAATLGVKLGTVRSRIHRGRSHLRKALQHRAPAARTGQQHEVAAVAPRVTAPRLSGEVGIA
- a CDS encoding anti-sigma factor family protein; the protein is MTRSGGPSPAEQHLGDRLAALVDGELGHDARERVLAHLATCCKCKAEADAQRRLKNVFAQTAPPAPSEGFLARLQGLPAAGDDGMGGSAFGGPSVFGPREMRGTPRDVRELRDVREPEERRERAFAFVPAMPPGTAIAPAASARASRQRGFRIHEVERLAPRRRFAFAAAGAVSLAAFALGAALPLDAAVDPPGSSADGADTAVAPVEADTAVSTGVRERTRQEVGLLATTGTRTGTPSPTATPHPPALRQPVGAALNPLIQPILSVTELLRTASSTPPAPAPTQLEVPSRPTSGGSPYLGVSAPPK
- a CDS encoding Mrp/NBP35 family ATP-binding protein, translating into MATDTLPAPSEDAVRAALATVNDPEIHKPITDLGMVKSVEIAADGSVAVVVYLTVSGCPMRDTITNSVRTAVAEVEGVTGVTVELDVMSDEQRRELATSLRGGQAEREVPFAKPGSLTRVYAVASGKGGVGKSSVTVNLAAALAADGLKVGVVDADIYGHSVPRMLGADGRPTQVENMIMPPSANGVKVISIGMFTPGNSPVVWRGPMLHRALQQFLADVYWGDLDVLLLDLPPGTGDIAISVAQLVPNAEILVVTTPQQAAAEVAERAGAIAVQTHQKIVGVVENMSGLPCPHCDEMVDVFGTGGGQVVADGLSRTTGTTVPVLGSIPIDVRLREGGDEGKPVVLTDPDSPAGSALKAIAGKIGGRQRGLAGMSLGVTPRNKF